In a single window of the Biomphalaria glabrata chromosome 5, xgBioGlab47.1, whole genome shotgun sequence genome:
- the LOC106058790 gene encoding CAP-Gly domain-containing linker protein 4-like isoform X4 encodes MGTVDLVSQSFDSVNDTSMISMISVKSQHSFHFCWKCKMTLGETDILDPGLSIHPSTNLTRTMIHPCVDPPLCDNCTRLELSFFDPLCPDCRNILLNPSTTVPQIFAIMRQWTPQTQQSLELLVDEILKRGANINDRDGLTDMTLLHYASKSGAAGIGDPDSAVRIVTMLLDAGADVNIRCRWTNMTALHYAAYFDVVPVLKMLLKATKALDIDSTCSEFEHGTALHIAASNLAHEACKVLLQNGANPTLKDDLGRMPVECVPEPSTFQEDHNMQMLAVKVKKTLSEAMPPVLKQAPSYDLVHSKVTLQALGLTIGEKILVGGVKGGTLRYCGPTEFASGVWAGVELDEPAGKNNGSVGGVCYFNCPNNYGVFAPISKISKMDIIRRSRTPPASHRLSMREMPNVDVSKVTAKIDTGLSRHSSEIVEVNDRVVVAGQRKGTVKFIGKTHFAPGVWYGVELDRPVGKNDGSVNDVRYFDCRPKHGVFAPLTRIQKLGDKMFSSSESLDTISWGAVSERVDRKSMSLHSNRSQTPTRPSPKQQSLNLTRTPGQGPGQILEPGVMVLCNNELELY; translated from the exons ATGGGGACAGTGGACCTTGTCAGCCAAAGTTTTGATAGTGTCAATGATACTAGCATGATAAGCATGATAAGTGTGAAGTCTCAGCATTCCTTTCATTTCTGTTGGAAGTGCAA aATGACCCTTGGAGAAACTGACATTCTGGATCCTGGcctgtccatccatccatcaacCAACCTAACAAGAACTATGATCCACCCTTGTGTTGATCCACCGCTGTGTGACAACTGCACAAGGCTAGAGTTGTCTTTCTTTGACCCTTTGTGCCCAGACTGTCGTAATATTCTACTAAACCCATCTACCACAGTGCCACAGATATTTGCCATCATGAGACAGTGGACTCCACAAACACAGCAGTCCCTGGAACTTTTAGTGGATGAG ATATTAAAGCGTGGGGCCAATATTAATGACAGGGATGGCCTAACAGATATGACACTTCTTCACTATGCCAGCAAGTCTGGGGCCGCTGGTATTGGGGATCCTGATTCTGCAGTGAGAATAGTGACCATGCTTCTAGATGCTGGGGCTGACGTGAACATTCGGTGTCGGTGGACCAACATGACAGCACTCCATTATGCTGCCTATTTTGATGTTGTACCGGTTctcaaaatgttattgaaaGCAACGAAAGCTCTTG ATATAGACAGTACTTGTTCAGAGTTTGAACATGGCACAGCCTTGCACATAGCAGCATCTAATTTGGCTCATGAGGCCTGTAAAGTTTTGCTACAGAATGGAGCCAATCCAACACTGAAAGATGATTTAGGAAGGATGCCAGTAG AGTGTGTTCCAGAGCCCAGTACTTTTCAAGAGGACCACAACATGCAGATGTTGGCAGTCAAAGTGAAGAAGACATTAAGTGAAGCCATGCCTCCTGTCTTAAAACAAGCGCCCAGCTATGATCTTGTCCATAGCAAAGTGACCCTTCAGGCCCTCGGGTTAACTATTGGAGAGAAAATTCTAGTCGGAGGTGTCAAG GGCGGAACACTGCGCTATTGTGGCCCCACAGAGTTTGCCTCCGGTGTGTGGGCTGGAGTAGAATTGGATGAGCCTGCAGGGAAAAACAACGGCAGTGTTGGAGGAGTTTGCTACTTTAATTGTCCAAATAATTATG GTGTATTTGCTCCCATAAGCAAGATATCCAAGATGGATATAATTCGAAGGTCAAGGACACCACCTGCGTCTCACCGTCTGTCTATGAGAGAAATGCCCAATGTTGATGTGTCAAAGGTTACTGCGAAGATAGACACAG GACTAAGTAGGCATTCTTCTGAAATTGTAGAAGTGAATGACAGAGTTGTTGTTGCTGGACAGCGGAAAGGAACTGTCAAGTTTATTGGGAAAACACATTTTGCCCCTG GTGTCTGGTATGGGGTTGAACTAGACAGACCAGTTGGTAAAAATGATGGCTCGGTGAATGATGTCAGATATTTTGACTGCAGACCAAAACATGGAGTTTTTGCTCCGTTGACTAGAATACAGAA ATTAGGGGATAAAATGTTTAGTTCTAGCGAGTCACTTGACACAATTAGCTGGGGAGCTGTCTCGGAAAGAGTGGACAGAAAATCTATGT CTTTACATTCAAATCGTAGTCAAACTCCTACACGCCCGTCTCCGAAACAACAATCATTAAATCTGACTCGTACTCCTGGTCAAGGACCTGGACAGATCTTGGAGCCTGGCGTCATGGTTTTGTGTAACAATGAATTAG AGTTGTATTAG
- the LOC106058790 gene encoding CAP-Gly domain-containing linker protein 3-like isoform X1 has product MGTVDLVSQSFDSVNDTSMISMISVKSQHSFHFCWKCKMTLGETDILDPGLSIHPSTNLTRTMIHPCVDPPLCDNCTRLELSFFDPLCPDCRNILLNPSTTVPQIFAIMRQWTPQTQQSLELLVDEILKRGANINDRDGLTDMTLLHYASKSGAAGIGDPDSAVRIVTMLLDAGADVNIRCRWTNMTALHYAAYFDVVPVLKMLLKATKALDIDSTCSEFEHGTALHIAASNLAHEACKVLLQNGANPTLKDDLGRMPVECVPEPSTFQEDHNMQMLAVKVKKTLSEAMPPVLKQAPSYDLVHSKVTLQALGLTIGEKILVGGVKGGTLRYCGPTEFASGVWAGVELDEPAGKNNGSVGGVCYFNCPNNYGVFAPISKISKMDIIRRSRTPPASHRLSMREMPNVDVSKVTAKIDTGLSRHSSEIVEVNDRVVVAGQRKGTVKFIGKTHFAPGVWYGVELDRPVGKNDGSVNDVRYFDCRPKHGVFAPLTRIQKLGDKMFSSSESLDTISWGAVSERVDRKSMSLHSNRSQTPTRPSPKQQSLNLTRTPGQGPGQILEPGVMVLCNNELGVIRYMGPTEFGEGTWLGVELRKPKGKNDGSVQGKRYFTCPPNCGLIVKPSRVTLRGINGAKILAEQNAVSQGISRHSRNSESLSWSRSSSREGSIVNGNESIDK; this is encoded by the exons ATGGGGACAGTGGACCTTGTCAGCCAAAGTTTTGATAGTGTCAATGATACTAGCATGATAAGCATGATAAGTGTGAAGTCTCAGCATTCCTTTCATTTCTGTTGGAAGTGCAA aATGACCCTTGGAGAAACTGACATTCTGGATCCTGGcctgtccatccatccatcaacCAACCTAACAAGAACTATGATCCACCCTTGTGTTGATCCACCGCTGTGTGACAACTGCACAAGGCTAGAGTTGTCTTTCTTTGACCCTTTGTGCCCAGACTGTCGTAATATTCTACTAAACCCATCTACCACAGTGCCACAGATATTTGCCATCATGAGACAGTGGACTCCACAAACACAGCAGTCCCTGGAACTTTTAGTGGATGAG ATATTAAAGCGTGGGGCCAATATTAATGACAGGGATGGCCTAACAGATATGACACTTCTTCACTATGCCAGCAAGTCTGGGGCCGCTGGTATTGGGGATCCTGATTCTGCAGTGAGAATAGTGACCATGCTTCTAGATGCTGGGGCTGACGTGAACATTCGGTGTCGGTGGACCAACATGACAGCACTCCATTATGCTGCCTATTTTGATGTTGTACCGGTTctcaaaatgttattgaaaGCAACGAAAGCTCTTG ATATAGACAGTACTTGTTCAGAGTTTGAACATGGCACAGCCTTGCACATAGCAGCATCTAATTTGGCTCATGAGGCCTGTAAAGTTTTGCTACAGAATGGAGCCAATCCAACACTGAAAGATGATTTAGGAAGGATGCCAGTAG AGTGTGTTCCAGAGCCCAGTACTTTTCAAGAGGACCACAACATGCAGATGTTGGCAGTCAAAGTGAAGAAGACATTAAGTGAAGCCATGCCTCCTGTCTTAAAACAAGCGCCCAGCTATGATCTTGTCCATAGCAAAGTGACCCTTCAGGCCCTCGGGTTAACTATTGGAGAGAAAATTCTAGTCGGAGGTGTCAAG GGCGGAACACTGCGCTATTGTGGCCCCACAGAGTTTGCCTCCGGTGTGTGGGCTGGAGTAGAATTGGATGAGCCTGCAGGGAAAAACAACGGCAGTGTTGGAGGAGTTTGCTACTTTAATTGTCCAAATAATTATG GTGTATTTGCTCCCATAAGCAAGATATCCAAGATGGATATAATTCGAAGGTCAAGGACACCACCTGCGTCTCACCGTCTGTCTATGAGAGAAATGCCCAATGTTGATGTGTCAAAGGTTACTGCGAAGATAGACACAG GACTAAGTAGGCATTCTTCTGAAATTGTAGAAGTGAATGACAGAGTTGTTGTTGCTGGACAGCGGAAAGGAACTGTCAAGTTTATTGGGAAAACACATTTTGCCCCTG GTGTCTGGTATGGGGTTGAACTAGACAGACCAGTTGGTAAAAATGATGGCTCGGTGAATGATGTCAGATATTTTGACTGCAGACCAAAACATGGAGTTTTTGCTCCGTTGACTAGAATACAGAA ATTAGGGGATAAAATGTTTAGTTCTAGCGAGTCACTTGACACAATTAGCTGGGGAGCTGTCTCGGAAAGAGTGGACAGAAAATCTATGT CTTTACATTCAAATCGTAGTCAAACTCCTACACGCCCGTCTCCGAAACAACAATCATTAAATCTGACTCGTACTCCTGGTCAAGGACCTGGACAGATCTTGGAGCCTGGCGTCATGGTTTTGTGTAACAATGAATTAG GTGTTATCAGATACATGGGGCCCACAGAGTTTGGTGAGGGAACATGGCTAGGAGTCGAACTGCGCAAGCCCAAAGGTAAGAATGATGGAAGCGTCCAGGGCAAGCGCTACTTCACCTGCCCACCCAACTGTGGTCTCATCGTGAAACCTAGTCGAGTGACCTTGCGGGGCATTAATGGTGCAAAGATTCTGGCAGAGCAGAATGCAGTGTCTCAGGGCATAAGTAGACACAGCAGAAACAGTGAGAGTTTATCTTGGAGCAGATCCAGCAGCAGAGAAGGATCAATTGTAAATGGAAATGAGAGTATtgataaatag
- the LOC106058790 gene encoding CAP-Gly domain-containing linker protein 3-like isoform X2: MPFTDTLQSGHLIQGMRMTLGETDILDPGLSIHPSTNLTRTMIHPCVDPPLCDNCTRLELSFFDPLCPDCRNILLNPSTTVPQIFAIMRQWTPQTQQSLELLVDEILKRGANINDRDGLTDMTLLHYASKSGAAGIGDPDSAVRIVTMLLDAGADVNIRCRWTNMTALHYAAYFDVVPVLKMLLKATKALDIDSTCSEFEHGTALHIAASNLAHEACKVLLQNGANPTLKDDLGRMPVECVPEPSTFQEDHNMQMLAVKVKKTLSEAMPPVLKQAPSYDLVHSKVTLQALGLTIGEKILVGGVKGGTLRYCGPTEFASGVWAGVELDEPAGKNNGSVGGVCYFNCPNNYGVFAPISKISKMDIIRRSRTPPASHRLSMREMPNVDVSKVTAKIDTGLSRHSSEIVEVNDRVVVAGQRKGTVKFIGKTHFAPGVWYGVELDRPVGKNDGSVNDVRYFDCRPKHGVFAPLTRIQKLGDKMFSSSESLDTISWGAVSERVDRKSMSLHSNRSQTPTRPSPKQQSLNLTRTPGQGPGQILEPGVMVLCNNELGVIRYMGPTEFGEGTWLGVELRKPKGKNDGSVQGKRYFTCPPNCGLIVKPSRVTLRGINGAKILAEQNAVSQGISRHSRNSESLSWSRSSSREGSIVNGNESIDK; this comes from the exons aATGACCCTTGGAGAAACTGACATTCTGGATCCTGGcctgtccatccatccatcaacCAACCTAACAAGAACTATGATCCACCCTTGTGTTGATCCACCGCTGTGTGACAACTGCACAAGGCTAGAGTTGTCTTTCTTTGACCCTTTGTGCCCAGACTGTCGTAATATTCTACTAAACCCATCTACCACAGTGCCACAGATATTTGCCATCATGAGACAGTGGACTCCACAAACACAGCAGTCCCTGGAACTTTTAGTGGATGAG ATATTAAAGCGTGGGGCCAATATTAATGACAGGGATGGCCTAACAGATATGACACTTCTTCACTATGCCAGCAAGTCTGGGGCCGCTGGTATTGGGGATCCTGATTCTGCAGTGAGAATAGTGACCATGCTTCTAGATGCTGGGGCTGACGTGAACATTCGGTGTCGGTGGACCAACATGACAGCACTCCATTATGCTGCCTATTTTGATGTTGTACCGGTTctcaaaatgttattgaaaGCAACGAAAGCTCTTG ATATAGACAGTACTTGTTCAGAGTTTGAACATGGCACAGCCTTGCACATAGCAGCATCTAATTTGGCTCATGAGGCCTGTAAAGTTTTGCTACAGAATGGAGCCAATCCAACACTGAAAGATGATTTAGGAAGGATGCCAGTAG AGTGTGTTCCAGAGCCCAGTACTTTTCAAGAGGACCACAACATGCAGATGTTGGCAGTCAAAGTGAAGAAGACATTAAGTGAAGCCATGCCTCCTGTCTTAAAACAAGCGCCCAGCTATGATCTTGTCCATAGCAAAGTGACCCTTCAGGCCCTCGGGTTAACTATTGGAGAGAAAATTCTAGTCGGAGGTGTCAAG GGCGGAACACTGCGCTATTGTGGCCCCACAGAGTTTGCCTCCGGTGTGTGGGCTGGAGTAGAATTGGATGAGCCTGCAGGGAAAAACAACGGCAGTGTTGGAGGAGTTTGCTACTTTAATTGTCCAAATAATTATG GTGTATTTGCTCCCATAAGCAAGATATCCAAGATGGATATAATTCGAAGGTCAAGGACACCACCTGCGTCTCACCGTCTGTCTATGAGAGAAATGCCCAATGTTGATGTGTCAAAGGTTACTGCGAAGATAGACACAG GACTAAGTAGGCATTCTTCTGAAATTGTAGAAGTGAATGACAGAGTTGTTGTTGCTGGACAGCGGAAAGGAACTGTCAAGTTTATTGGGAAAACACATTTTGCCCCTG GTGTCTGGTATGGGGTTGAACTAGACAGACCAGTTGGTAAAAATGATGGCTCGGTGAATGATGTCAGATATTTTGACTGCAGACCAAAACATGGAGTTTTTGCTCCGTTGACTAGAATACAGAA ATTAGGGGATAAAATGTTTAGTTCTAGCGAGTCACTTGACACAATTAGCTGGGGAGCTGTCTCGGAAAGAGTGGACAGAAAATCTATGT CTTTACATTCAAATCGTAGTCAAACTCCTACACGCCCGTCTCCGAAACAACAATCATTAAATCTGACTCGTACTCCTGGTCAAGGACCTGGACAGATCTTGGAGCCTGGCGTCATGGTTTTGTGTAACAATGAATTAG GTGTTATCAGATACATGGGGCCCACAGAGTTTGGTGAGGGAACATGGCTAGGAGTCGAACTGCGCAAGCCCAAAGGTAAGAATGATGGAAGCGTCCAGGGCAAGCGCTACTTCACCTGCCCACCCAACTGTGGTCTCATCGTGAAACCTAGTCGAGTGACCTTGCGGGGCATTAATGGTGCAAAGATTCTGGCAGAGCAGAATGCAGTGTCTCAGGGCATAAGTAGACACAGCAGAAACAGTGAGAGTTTATCTTGGAGCAGATCCAGCAGCAGAGAAGGATCAATTGTAAATGGAAATGAGAGTATtgataaatag
- the LOC106058790 gene encoding CAP-Gly domain-containing linker protein 3-like isoform X3 yields MTLGETDILDPGLSIHPSTNLTRTMIHPCVDPPLCDNCTRLELSFFDPLCPDCRNILLNPSTTVPQIFAIMRQWTPQTQQSLELLVDEILKRGANINDRDGLTDMTLLHYASKSGAAGIGDPDSAVRIVTMLLDAGADVNIRCRWTNMTALHYAAYFDVVPVLKMLLKATKALDIDSTCSEFEHGTALHIAASNLAHEACKVLLQNGANPTLKDDLGRMPVECVPEPSTFQEDHNMQMLAVKVKKTLSEAMPPVLKQAPSYDLVHSKVTLQALGLTIGEKILVGGVKGGTLRYCGPTEFASGVWAGVELDEPAGKNNGSVGGVCYFNCPNNYGVFAPISKISKMDIIRRSRTPPASHRLSMREMPNVDVSKVTAKIDTGLSRHSSEIVEVNDRVVVAGQRKGTVKFIGKTHFAPGVWYGVELDRPVGKNDGSVNDVRYFDCRPKHGVFAPLTRIQKLGDKMFSSSESLDTISWGAVSERVDRKSMSLHSNRSQTPTRPSPKQQSLNLTRTPGQGPGQILEPGVMVLCNNELGVIRYMGPTEFGEGTWLGVELRKPKGKNDGSVQGKRYFTCPPNCGLIVKPSRVTLRGINGAKILAEQNAVSQGISRHSRNSESLSWSRSSSREGSIVNGNESIDK; encoded by the exons ATGACCCTTGGAGAAACTGACATTCTGGATCCTGGcctgtccatccatccatcaacCAACCTAACAAGAACTATGATCCACCCTTGTGTTGATCCACCGCTGTGTGACAACTGCACAAGGCTAGAGTTGTCTTTCTTTGACCCTTTGTGCCCAGACTGTCGTAATATTCTACTAAACCCATCTACCACAGTGCCACAGATATTTGCCATCATGAGACAGTGGACTCCACAAACACAGCAGTCCCTGGAACTTTTAGTGGATGAG ATATTAAAGCGTGGGGCCAATATTAATGACAGGGATGGCCTAACAGATATGACACTTCTTCACTATGCCAGCAAGTCTGGGGCCGCTGGTATTGGGGATCCTGATTCTGCAGTGAGAATAGTGACCATGCTTCTAGATGCTGGGGCTGACGTGAACATTCGGTGTCGGTGGACCAACATGACAGCACTCCATTATGCTGCCTATTTTGATGTTGTACCGGTTctcaaaatgttattgaaaGCAACGAAAGCTCTTG ATATAGACAGTACTTGTTCAGAGTTTGAACATGGCACAGCCTTGCACATAGCAGCATCTAATTTGGCTCATGAGGCCTGTAAAGTTTTGCTACAGAATGGAGCCAATCCAACACTGAAAGATGATTTAGGAAGGATGCCAGTAG AGTGTGTTCCAGAGCCCAGTACTTTTCAAGAGGACCACAACATGCAGATGTTGGCAGTCAAAGTGAAGAAGACATTAAGTGAAGCCATGCCTCCTGTCTTAAAACAAGCGCCCAGCTATGATCTTGTCCATAGCAAAGTGACCCTTCAGGCCCTCGGGTTAACTATTGGAGAGAAAATTCTAGTCGGAGGTGTCAAG GGCGGAACACTGCGCTATTGTGGCCCCACAGAGTTTGCCTCCGGTGTGTGGGCTGGAGTAGAATTGGATGAGCCTGCAGGGAAAAACAACGGCAGTGTTGGAGGAGTTTGCTACTTTAATTGTCCAAATAATTATG GTGTATTTGCTCCCATAAGCAAGATATCCAAGATGGATATAATTCGAAGGTCAAGGACACCACCTGCGTCTCACCGTCTGTCTATGAGAGAAATGCCCAATGTTGATGTGTCAAAGGTTACTGCGAAGATAGACACAG GACTAAGTAGGCATTCTTCTGAAATTGTAGAAGTGAATGACAGAGTTGTTGTTGCTGGACAGCGGAAAGGAACTGTCAAGTTTATTGGGAAAACACATTTTGCCCCTG GTGTCTGGTATGGGGTTGAACTAGACAGACCAGTTGGTAAAAATGATGGCTCGGTGAATGATGTCAGATATTTTGACTGCAGACCAAAACATGGAGTTTTTGCTCCGTTGACTAGAATACAGAA ATTAGGGGATAAAATGTTTAGTTCTAGCGAGTCACTTGACACAATTAGCTGGGGAGCTGTCTCGGAAAGAGTGGACAGAAAATCTATGT CTTTACATTCAAATCGTAGTCAAACTCCTACACGCCCGTCTCCGAAACAACAATCATTAAATCTGACTCGTACTCCTGGTCAAGGACCTGGACAGATCTTGGAGCCTGGCGTCATGGTTTTGTGTAACAATGAATTAG GTGTTATCAGATACATGGGGCCCACAGAGTTTGGTGAGGGAACATGGCTAGGAGTCGAACTGCGCAAGCCCAAAGGTAAGAATGATGGAAGCGTCCAGGGCAAGCGCTACTTCACCTGCCCACCCAACTGTGGTCTCATCGTGAAACCTAGTCGAGTGACCTTGCGGGGCATTAATGGTGCAAAGATTCTGGCAGAGCAGAATGCAGTGTCTCAGGGCATAAGTAGACACAGCAGAAACAGTGAGAGTTTATCTTGGAGCAGATCCAGCAGCAGAGAAGGATCAATTGTAAATGGAAATGAGAGTATtgataaatag
- the LOC106067993 gene encoding 2-iminobutanoate/2-iminopropanoate deaminase-like, whose amino-acid sequence MASKTVRKIITAANAPTPRAPYSQGVQVNNTLYVSGQIGINPESKEIVQGGAVAEADQALKNIGAILEAASTSYDNVVKCTVLLQNINDFAAVNEVYAKYFPNVKPARAAYQVAALPLGANVEIEAIAIVGEIVDA is encoded by the exons ATGGCATCCAAGACTGTTAGAAAAATAATAACTGCTGCCAATGCACCAACACCCCGCGCACCTTACAG CCAGGGAGTTCAAGTTAATAATACATTGTATGTTTCTGGACAAATTGGCATAAACCCAGAATCCAAAGAAATTGTTCAAGGTGGTGCTGTTGCTGAAGCTGATCAG GCTTTGAAAAATATTGGCGCCATTTTGGAAGCTGCAAGTACTTCATACGACAATG TTGTAAAATGCACAGTGCTGTTACAGAATATCAATGATTTTGCTGCTGTCAATGAGGTGTATGCTAAAT ACTTTCCAAATGTCAAACCAGCTAGGGCAGCTTACCAAGTTGCTGCTTTACCTTTG GGTGCAAATGTTGAAATTGAAGCCATTGCAATAGTTGGGGAAATCGTTGATGCCTGA
- the LOC106052513 gene encoding 2-iminobutanoate/2-iminopropanoate deaminase-like → MNMAATSVRKVITASKAPTPRAPYSQGVQINNTLYISGQTGGNPETQTIVSGGVVAEAEQALKNIGAILEAAGSSFDKVVKCTVLLQDINDFAAVNEVYSRYFPNIKPARAAYQAAALPRGAKVEIEAIAIVGEIIDE, encoded by the exons ATGAATATGGCAGCTACCTCTGTAAGGAAAGTAATAACAGCTTCTAAAGCCCCGACACCTCGAGCACCGTATAG CCAAGGAGTTCAAATTAACAACACTCTGTATATCTCTGGACAAACTGGAGGCAATCCTGAGACACAGACAATAGTTTCTGGAGGAGTAGTTGCTGAAGCTGAGCAG gcTTTGAAAAACATTGGTGCTATTTTAGAAGCTGCTGGGAGTTCATTTGATAAAG TTGTGAAATGCACTGTTTTATTGCAAGATATCAATGACTTTGCTGCAGTCAATGAGGTGTATTCTAGAT ACTTTCCCAATATTAAACCAGCTAGAGCAGCTTATCAAGCTGCTGCTCTTCCACGG GGAGCCAAAGTAGAAATTGAAGCCATTGCAATAGTTGGAGAAATTATTGATGAATGA
- the LOC106052512 gene encoding 2-iminobutanoate/2-iminopropanoate deaminase-like translates to MASKIIRKIISTPKAPKAVGPYSQAVQVDNTLYVSGQIGFIPETMELAPGGAVGEADQALKNLGAILEAAGTSYENVVKTTVLLQSINDFTAVNEVYAKYFPKNKPARAAYQVAALPKGANVEIEAIAIVGEILDS, encoded by the exons ATGGCCTCAAAAATTATCAGAAAAATTATAAGTACCCCTAAAGCACCCAAAGCTGTTGGTCCATACAG ccAAGCAGTTCAAGTTGACAACACATTGTATGTGTCAGGACAAATAGGTTTCATCCCTGAAACAATGGAGCTTGCACCTGGAGGAGCCGTTGGAGAGGCTGATCAG GCATTGAAAAATCTTGGTGCTATTCTTGAAGCTGCTGGAACTTCTTATGAAAATG TTGTCAAGACAACAGTACTCTTACAAAGTATTAATGACTTCACTGCTGTGAATGAGGTTTATGCTAAAT ACTTTCCCAAAAACAAGCCTGCTCGAGCTGCTTACCAAGTGGCTGCACTTCCCAAA GGTGCTAATGTGGAAATTGAAGCCATAGCAATAGTTGGTGAAATCCTGGATTCCTGA